The Acipenser ruthenus chromosome 27, fAciRut3.2 maternal haplotype, whole genome shotgun sequence genome includes a window with the following:
- the LOC117432178 gene encoding uncharacterized protein LOC117432178 — MDSPRQAIDTKNTVARFWGNGVVVPSLQIWTVILEPLRIILQIVYRLWTAFQVCRLEMHWGIHHLSYAESGGESLILSPTVKRNRNNEEPRLNHLAVSDSESHIMYSNGIKDKSGSFEPLFFNLQSQHLNECKAFLIQRTHFICDSDSSSTEVSAQAQSCCDSPIVSGQEETFGEFPVKDNREAVGTVSNNPKIEQLESLPDDKAGESEDDSWDEDESSCQEWDTEANQKLWECFVNAGDTYNPFNFSACISSCPQKKQSHPNETHCLKDEARENFSFSSDSEEVAENQNYCQNCSETETEEDDWDSSSNCSASDQEENNKLWDSFVNPTDPYSPLHFAACTASTSTTQKTSECLNRHTGPVKVPAKKCQMLANSTKDSGYDSQSISDDENNSEDEDSCEQLNKNLWDSFSQSSDPYNLLNFRACLKSCPTDKKSEDNGVRNETNGTGPVKAVSVKPNLPKRHFKHYCQNKSKDNQQFLTWKKPAKVTARRTQEKEEKDIVKKVTFSPVVHVHVMHAWDFALRAARKSPWEEVARDRARFQRRIQEAEETIGCCWSPDHREKIQTRLSAEDIVAPTVLT; from the exons ATGGATTCTCCGAGGCAGGCTATCGACACTAAGAACACTGTAGCTAGATTTTGGGGGAATGGTGTGGTGGTTCCATCCTTACAGATATGGACTGTAATTCTGGAACCGCTGAGAATAATACTTCAGATTGTCTATCGACTATGGACAG CTTTTCAGGTGTGCAGATTGGAAATGCATTGGGGGATCCATCACCTGAGCTATGCAGAAAGTGGAGGAGAATCACTCATCTTGTCCCCTACAGTAAAGCGAAACAGAAACAACGAGGAGCCCAGGTTAAACCATTTAGCCGTAAGTGACTCAGAGTCACACATTATGTACAGCAATGGAATAAAGGACAAGTCAGGTTCATTTGAGCCATTGTTTTTCAATCTTCAATCCCAACACCTCAACGAATGCAAAGCATTTCTCATACAAAGAACACATTTCATTTGTGATTCAGACTCCAGTAGCACTGAAGTCTCTGCCCAGGCTCAGTCCTGTTGTGACTCACCCATTGTTAGTGGTCAGGAGGAGACATTTGGTGAATTTCCTGTCAAGGATAACAGGGAAGCAGTCGGCACAGTAAGCAATAATCCAAAGATTGAGCAACTAGAAAGCCTACCTGATGACAAAGCAGGTGAAAGTGAGGATGATTCGTGGGATGAAGATGAAAGCAGCTGTCAGGAGTGGGATACAGAGGCAAATCAAAAGTTATGGGAATGCTTTGTAAATGCAGGAGATACTTATAATCCATTCAACTTTTCAGCATGTATTTCAAGCTGCCCTCAGAAGAAGCAATCTCACCCTAACGAGACTCATTGTCTTAAAGATGAAGCAAGGGAGAACTTTTCATTCAGCAGTGACTCTGAagaagtggctgaaaaccagaATTATTGTCAAAACTGCTCGGAAACTGAAACTGAAGAGGATGACTGGGACAGTTCCAGCAATTGTAGCGCAAGCGACCAGGAGGAAAATAATAAACTGTGGGATTCTTTTGTGAATCCCACAGACCCTTATAGCCCTTTGCATTTTGCAGCCTGCACTGCGAGCACCAGCACAACACAGAAAACGTCGGAATGTTTAAACAGGCACACAGGGCCTGTGAAGGTGCCAGCAAAGAAATGCCAGATGTTGGCAAACAGTACAAAAGACAGCGGATATGACAGCCAGTCTATAAGTGATGATGAGAATAATTCTGAAGATGAAGATAGTTGTGAGCAGCTTAACAAAAACCTGTGGGACTCGTTTTCACAAAGTTCCGACCCATACAATCTTTTAAATTTCAGAGCTTGCCTGAAAAGTTGCCCAACTGACAAGAAAAGTGAAGATAATGGGGTGAGAAATGAGACAAACGGAACTGGCCCGGTGAAAGCTGTCTCAGTAAAACCAAACTTACCAAAGAGACATTTTAAGCATTACTGTCAGAACAAAAGCAAAGATAACCAACAGTTTCTTACCTGGAAGAAGCCTGCCAAGGTGACTGCAAGACGTACtcaagagaaagaggagaaagacATTGTGAAAAAG GTTACATTTTCACCAGTTGTTCATGTCCATGTCATGCATGCGTGGGACTTTGCATTAAGAGCAGCACGGAAATCTCCTTGGGAAGAAGTGGCACGTGACAGAGCCAGGTTTCAGCGCAGGATTCAGGAAGCTGAAGAGACAATAGGCTGCTGCTGGAGTCCTGATCACAGGGAGAAAATACAAACTCGGCTGAGTGCTGAAGACATTGTTGCACCCACAGTCCTGACGTGA
- the LOC117432171 gene encoding small ribosomal subunit protein uS15, translating to MGRMHAPGKGLSQSALPYRRSVPTWLKLTSEDVKEQIYKLAKKGLTPSQIGVILRDSHGVAQVRFVTGNKILRILKSKGLAPDLPEDLYHLIKKAVAVRKHLERSRKDKDAKFRLILVESRIHRLARYYKSKRVLPPNWKYESSTASALVA from the exons ATGGGTCGTATGCACGCTCCTGG AAAGGGCCTGTCCCAGTCAGCGCTGCCTTACAGACGCAGTGTACCGACA TGGCTGAAACTGACATCCGAGGATGTCAAAGAACAGATCTACAAGCTGGCCAAGAAAGGTCTGACCCCCTCACAGATTG GTGTAATCCTGAGGGACTCCCATGGTGTTGCCCAGGTGCGTTTTGTCACTGGCAACAAAATTCTGAGGATCCTGAAATCTAAGGGTCTGGCGCCAGACCTGCCCGAGGATCTGTATCATCTGATCAAGAAGGCTGTTGCTGTCCGGAAGCACTTGGAAAGGAGCAGAAAG GACAAGGATGCCAAATTCCGATTGATTCTCGTTGAAAGCAGAATCCACAGACTGGCCCGTTACTATAAGTCCAAGAGAGTACTCCCACCCAACTGGAAGTA CGAATCCTCCACCGCATCAGCTCTGGTCGCATAA
- the LOC117432305 gene encoding phosphatidylinositol 4-phosphate 3-kinase C2 domain-containing subunit alpha-like produces the protein MAQISSSNGFKQNVSPALGTSGAQDVGKEEALQMEAEALAKLQRDKKTTFNLETVSCNGANQRALSSSRPEKDLIVFPESDARKRAEWDAFKDIDVEKLTNAELEKLLLDDNFGANNKAPRPATLPGTPVLSSSFSGQLYSQTPFHRGQWNPGLTGSANSAVPGPVIQRLLYPAAAFPTQACPFQNGFNPRMLFYRAPEPVYLSSQPQYMPFPLQPLVPLHSTAVMPVYQQPITPELAKLFDKIARTSEYLKNGKSTSTDLESAITKAMIPKLQTLENTNMSKFEWLDLDPLSKPRLEVAQHTEGAVKEESNVAGDPWDAVLQDESTAESSLPPGKCGRSAAFHPNGKSPTGTSVTRSQSLNIRPTSAQPPKTPGQTTETDKGTSSSPTACDVLQELEAQNEEVEAFCEEITKLRLKFPRDDLSTNPGYVLSPVMLQRDSNGEHASIKVSIEIAGSQQPVTFTCDVSSPVELLIMQALCWVHDDLNQVDIGSYILKVCGQEEVLQNKHCLGSHEYIQNCRKWDIEIKLQLLSQSTICRDLARVVEDDTTSVDLEKYLYQVDKPLKETINRQCLNDYLDSYHSQVQLCLQNENNQYKTVENVIQAVKNICSALDGVETKAITEAVKKLKRTVNLPRSKTLELGSKSADGSNKSATFGSSAPLSPVEESLNGLTTSVCDLLQLYLRSFSSSSSPQSAPSGPKERRSTKEACKATEHLQFTLFAAHGIPPGWISSFEKYYLLYSLTHNGKNLFKPVQSKKVGTYKNLFFHIKWDELVSFPIPISQLPLESMLSLTLYGLLNQNASSSPDCNKQRNGPELLGKVSMPLFDFRRVLTRGTKLLGLWTCFLVSPIGTVSRKGKQMERIVMQVNFPNPAVDIQFVKPQPASRPPQHNWETLDVDAQKQLKTLFSKESTLGLSKADKEFLWNKRHYCHSHKNSLPMVLAGAPSWDWTSLPEIHSLLNQWPPLSPVCALELFHSRYADSEVRSVAVTWIERLSDDELADYLPQLVQALKFECYLNNALVMLLLSRALGNIHIAHYLYWLLKDAVQDLNFGRRYEIVLGALLSLCGKGQREELEKQTRLVQLLAIVAKRVRQASGSARQIVLQEGMDKVQSFFLKNNCRLPLNPSLVAKEFNVKACSFFNSNAVPLKIALVNADPLGEEINVMFKVGEDLRQDMLALQLIKIMDKLWVQEGLDLRIVNFKCISTGKDRGMVELVPASDTLRKIQVEYGVTGSFKDKPLAEWLRKYNPAEEEYEKASENFIYSCAGCCVATYVLGICDRHNDNIMLRSTGHMFHIDFGKFLGHAQMFGSFKRDRAPFVLTSDMAYVINGGERPTRRFQLFVDLCCQAYNLIRKHTNLFLNLLSLMTSSGLPELTSVQDLKYVYDALQPQTTDSEATIFFTRLIESSLGSVATKFNFFIHNLAQLRFSGLPSNDEPILLFSPKTYSMKHEGRIKDVSVFTYQKRYNPDKHYTYVVRVWREGQNDTNFVFRTFDEFQELHNKLSILFPLWKLPGFPSKMVLGRTHIKDVAAKRKVELNSYIQNLMSSSTEVSECDLVYTFFHPIARDDKAEGFEGMSKSPDVRPMSPTSGTVSGEVKLSVSYRNNTLFIMVMHIKDLVTDDGTDPNPYVKTYLLPDPHKTSKHKTKTSRKTRNPTFNEMLVYSGHSKDSLKQRELQLSVLSAESLRENYFLGGVTLTLKDFDLSTETVNWYKLQAVPYF, from the exons ATGGCTCAAATATCCAGCAGCAATGGATTCAAACAGAATGTCTCTCCTGCTCTGGGAACAAGCGGGGCACAAGATGTTGGGAAGGAGGAAGCTCTGCAGATGGAGGCTGAAGCTTTAGCAAAGCTACAGAGGGATAAGAAAACAACCTTTAATCTGGAAACAGTGTCCTGTAACGGTGCGAACCAGAGAGCCCTGTCCTCCAGCAGACCAGAAAAGGACCTCATTGTCTTTCCAGAGTCCGATGCCAGGAAAAGAGCCGAGTGGGATGCATTCAAAGACATTGACGTTGAAAAGCTCACGAATGCTGAACTGGAGAAACTGTTGTTGGATGACAACTTTGGGGCTAATAATAAAGCACCGAGGCCTGCAACTTTACCAGGAACCCCTGTCTTAAGTTCTTCATTTTCAGGTCAGTTGTACAGCCAGACTCCGTTCCATCGAGGGCAGTGGAACCCTGGATTGACAGGGTCTGCAAACTCAGCAGTGCCTGGGCCAGTCATCCAGAGGTTACTATACCCTGCAGCAGCCTTTCCTACGCAAGCCTGCCCTTTTCAGAATGGGTTTAATCCGAGAATGCTGTTTTACAGAGCTCCAGAACCAGTTTACCTGTCCTCGCAGCCCCAGTACATGCCATTCCCACTCCAGCCGTTGGTGCCGTTACACTCAACAGCAGTCATGCCAGTGTACCAGCAACCTATTACGCCTGAACTGGCGAAATTGTTTGACAAAATAGCCAGAACTTCGGAATACTTAAAAAACGGGAAATCGACAAGCACCGACTTGGAATCTGCCATCACAAAGGCTATGATCCCAAAGCTCCAGACTTTGGAAAACACGAACATGAGTAAATTTGAGTGGCTTGATCTTGATCCCCTCAGTAAGCCAAGATTAGAGGTTGCACAACACACAGAGGGAGCTGTGAAGGAGGAGTCCAATGTTGCAGGGGACCCTTGGGATGCCGTGCTGCAGGATGAGAGTACTGCAGAAAGCAGTCTTCCTCCTGGAAAGTGTGGCCGGTCAGCCGCCTTTCATCCCAATGGGAAATCACCTACTGGAACTTCAGTCACAAGGAGTCAGTCTTTAAATATTCGTCCTACAAGTGCTCAGCCTCCCAAGACTCCTGGCCAAACCACTGAG ACTGACAAAGGCACCAGTAGTTCACCCACAGCATGCGATGTTCTGCAAGAACTGGAAGCACAGAATGAAGAGGTGGAGGCTTTCTGTGAAGAAATCACCAA ATTGAGGTTGAAATTCCCACGCGATGATCTTTCCACCAATCCTGGTTATGTTCTAAGTCCTGTCATGCTTCAGAGAGACAGTAATGGAGAACATGCCAGCATCAAAGTTTCAATAGAGATAGCAGGCTCTCAACAGCCAGTCACATTTACTTGTGATG TAAGTTCCCCCGTGGAGCTGCTAATAATGCAGGCCTTGTGTTGGGTTCACGATGACTTGAACCAGGTTGACATTGGCAGCTACATCCTGAAGGTTTGCGGCCAAGAGGAAGTATTGCAAAA TAAACATTGCCTGGGAAGTCATGAATACATTCAGAACTGTCGAAAATGGGACATTGAGATAAAACTACAGCTCTTGTCTCAAAGCACTATATGCAGAGATCTGGCGCGTGTG GTGGAGGATGATACCACTTCTGTTGATTTAGAGAAATACCTGTACCAGGTGGATAAACCTCTTAAGGAAACCATTAACAG ACAATGCCTTAATGATTATCTGGATTCTTACCACAGTCAAGTCCAGCTGTGCCTTCAGAATGAG AACAACCAGTACAAAACAGTGGAGAACGTAATCCAGGCTGTCAAGAATATTTGCAGTGCACTAGATGGGGTTGAGACCAAAGCCATTACAGAAGCTGTAAAGAAACTCAAGAGGACTGTCAATCTTCCAAGAAGCAAAACTCTGGAG TTGGGATCAAAATCTGCTGATGGCTCAAACAAAAGTGCTACATTTG GGTCCTCTGCTCCTCTAAGTCCTGTTGAGGAAAGCTTGAATGGATTGACGACTTCTGTGTGTGACCTCTTGCAGCTGTACCTGAGGtctttcagcagcagcagcagccctcaATCTGCTCCGTCTGGTCCCAAGGAGAGGAGGAGCACAAAGGAAGCCTGCAAGGCCACAGAGCACCTCCAGTTTACACTGTTTGCAGCTCATGGCATTCCACCAGGTTGGATCAGCAG CTTTGAAAAGTACTACCTGCTGTATTCTCTGACCCATAATGGAAAGAACTTATTTAAACCAGTTCAGTCTAAGAAGGTGGGAACATACAAGAacttattttttcacattaaatgGGATGAACT GGTAAGCTTCCCTATCCCAATTTCACAGTTACCTTTAGAGTCGATGCTCAGTCTTACTTTGTATGGACTATTAAATCAGAATGCCAGCAGCTCACCAGATTGTAACAAGCAAAGAAACGGACCAGAGCTTCTTGGCAAAGTGTCCATGCCTCTGTTCGACTTCAGACG AGTGCTAACACGTGGGACTAAGCTGCTTGGTCTGTGGACCTGTTTCCTCGTCTCCCCAATCGGTACTGTCAGTAGAAAAGGAAAACAGATGGAGAGAATAGTCATGCAG GTTAACTTTCCAAACCCAGCTGTTGACATTCAGTTTGTCAAGCCTCAACCTGCTAGCAGACCACCACAGCACAACTGGGAAACACTGGATGTAGATGCACAAAAGCAGCTTAAGACACTTTTCAGTAAAGAATCCACGTTAGG GTTATCCAAAGCGGATAAAGAATTTTTGTGGAATAAAAGACATTACTGCCATTCACATAAAAACAGCCTTCCTATGGTCCTGGCTGGTGCTCCAAGCTGGGATTGGACCAGTCTGCCTGAGATACACTCCCTCTTGAACCAGTGGCCACCACTCTCACCTGTCTGTGCCCTGGAGCTGTTCCACTCCAG ATATGCAGACAGTGAAGTGCGCAGTGTTGCTGTGACTTGGATTGAGCGTTTAAGTGATGATGAACTGGCTGATTATCTTCCACAGCTTGTGCAG GCTTTGAAGTTTGAATGCTATCTTAACAATGCCTTAGTGATGCTCCTTTTGTCACGGGCACTGGGGAACATTCATATTGCACACTACCTGTATTG GCTGCTGAAAGATGCAGTGCAGGATCTGAACTTCGGGAGGCGTTATGAGATTGTATTGGGGGCCCTGCTGTCTTTATGTGGTAAAGGACAGAGGGAAGAACTGGAGAAGCAGACCAGACTGGTGCAGCTGCTGGCCATCGTGGCAAAGCGAGTGCGTCAGGCCAGCGGATCTGCTAGACAG ATTGTTCTTCAGGAGGGCATGGATAAAGTGCAGTCTTTTTTCTTAAAGAACAATTGTCGTCTGCCCCTGAACCCCAGTCTGGTTGCCAAAGAGTTCAACGTCAAG GCCTGTTCCTTCTTCAACTCCAATGCAGTGCCCCTCAAAATCGCCCTAGTGAACGCAGACCCCCTTGGAGAAGAGATCAATGTAATGTTTAAG GTGGGAGAGGACCTGCGTCAGGACATGCTGGCTCTACAGTTGATTAAGATCATGGACAAGCTCTGGGTCCAGGAAGGACTGGATCTGCGAATTGTCAATTTTAAATGCATCTCAACTGGCAAAGACAGAG GCATGGTTGAGCTTGTACCAGCATCAGACACACTCCGAAAAATCCAGGTGGAATATGGGGTAACAGGATCCTTCAAGGACAAGCCCCTGGCAGAATGGTTGAGGAAGTACAACCCAGCTGAGGAAGAATACGAGAAG GCATCGGAAAATTTCATCTACTCCTGTGCAGGGTGCTGTGTAGCTACGTACGTTCTGGGAATCTGTGATCGACACAACGATAACATCATGCTGCGCTCCACAGGACACATGTTTCACATTGATTTTGGAAAATTTCTTGGGCATGCACAAATGTTTGGAAGTTTTAAAAG GGATCGAGCTCCTTTCGTGCTGACGTCTGACATGGCTTATGTCATTAATGGTGGAGAAAGACCCACACGACGCTTCCAGTTGTTTGTGGATCTCTGCTGTCAGGCATACAACCTGATTCGGAAACACACCAACCTTTTCCTCAACCTCCTTTCTTTG ATGACGTCATCAGGTTTACCAGAGCTCACCAGTGTGCAGGACCTCAAGTATGTTTATGATGCTCTGCAGCCCCAAACAACTGATTCTGAAGCTACTATTTTCTTTACAAG GTTGATTGAGTCGAGTTTGGGAAGCGTTGCTACAAagtttaatttcttcattcacaaTCTGGCACAGCTGCGTTTTTCAGGACTGCCTTCCAACGATGAACCCATCCTGTTGTTTTCTCCTAAAACCTATTCTATGAAACACGAGGGGCGAATCAAAGATGTGTCTGTCTTTACCTACCAGAAGAGATACAACCCTGACAAGCACTAT ACATACGTTGTGAGAGTTTGGAGAGAAGGACAAAACGATACCAACTTTGTGTTCCGCACATTTGATGAATTTCAGGAGCTGCACAATAAGCTCAGCATCCTCTTTCCTCTGTGGAAACTGCCAGG GTTTCCCAGTAAGATGGTACTCGGAAGAACCCACATTAAAGATGTAGCAGCCAAAAGAAAAGTGGAGTTGAATAGTTACATACAGAATCTGATGAGCAGCTCCACAGAAGTATCGGAG TGCGATCTGGTATACACGTTTTTCCATCCAATAGCAAGGGACGACAAGGCTGAAGGGTTTGAGGGCATGTCGAAATCTCCAG ATGTGAGGCCCATGAGCCCCACGTCCGGCACAGTTAGCGGAGAGGTGAAATTATCTGTGTCCTATAGGAACAACACTCTGTTCATCATGGTGATGCATATCAAAGACCTG GTAACTGATGATGGAACAGATCCAAATCCTTATGTGAAAACATATTTGCTTCCAGACCCCCATAAAACAtccaaacataaaacaaaaacttcaAGGAAAACCAGAAACCCAACATTCAATGAAATG CTGGTGTACAGTGGACACAGTAAGGACAGCTTGAAGCAGAGGGAGCTGCAGCTTAGTGTGCTTAGCGCAGAGTCACTGCGAGAGAACTACTTCCTAGGGGGCGTCACGCTGACCTTGAAAGATTTTGACTTGAGCACAGAGACTGTTAACTGGTACAAGCTGCAAGCTGTTCCTTACTTTTAG